A single genomic interval of bacterium harbors:
- a CDS encoding ATP-binding cassette domain-containing protein — protein MIRVRGLAKTFGGRPVLAGVDLDIEKGETLVIIGRSGSGKSVLVKHL, from the coding sequence GTGATCCGCGTGCGGGGCCTGGCGAAGACATTCGGCGGCCGCCCCGTCTTGGCCGGCGTCGACCTCGACATCGAGAAGGGCGAAACGCTGGTCATCATCGGCCGCAGCGGCAGCGGCAAGAGCGTCCTCGTCAAGCACCTG